One region of Triticum aestivum cultivar Chinese Spring chromosome 6B, IWGSC CS RefSeq v2.1, whole genome shotgun sequence genomic DNA includes:
- the LOC123135105 gene encoding calmodulin-binding receptor-like cytoplasmic kinase 2 — protein sequence MDGRDHRRRLSASGSGRRERLGPAPSPAWSQQLSVGSGRAKSLFRSIGVWFSSLSTPSSPTSAKKKRSKQTPTPAPAHDDAIKKPPSFGYGTGRALMLRGGAGGGGGLYGGGRRRSLSQTTQQQYQFQSSVFTMEEILKATSNFSPALKIGQGGFGAVYKGVLPDGTVVAVKRAKQRMQNPHVDVEFRSEVKIMARIEHQSLVRFYGYLEQGEERVVVIEHVPNGTLREHLDRRHGRFLELAARLDVAIDVAHAVTYLHMYSDHPIIHRDIKSSNILLTASLRAKVADFGFARLGAGGLGHGEGGGGGARHVSTQVKGTAGYLDPEYLKTCQLTDRSDVYSFGVLLVEMVSGRRPIEPKREMKERLTARWAMRKLVEGKAAEEVLDPCLLRTGAAATAVEAVLELAFRCMGPVRDERPSMDDCCRSLWAVRKTYRDTVSAMAAAADAFSDRASSSSASTGTSTTGDFCRM from the exons ATGGACGGACGCGACCACCGTAGGAGGCTGTCGGCGTCGGGGTCCGGCCGGCGGGAGCGGCTCGGGCCGGCGCCCAGCCCCGCGTGGTCGCAGCAGCTCTCCGTCGGCAGCGGCCGGGCCAAGTCGCTGTTCCGGTCCATCGGCGTCTGGTTCAGCTCCCTCTCCACCCCCTCGTCTCCCACCTCCGCCAAGAAGAAGAGGTCCAAGCAGACGCCGACGCCGGCGCCGGCGCATGACGACGCGATCAAGAAGCCGCCTT cGTTCGGCTACGGCACCGGGCGGGCGTTGATGCTCcggggaggagcgggaggaggaggagggctgtacggcggcgggaggcggaggagcctATCGCAGACGACGCAGCAGCAGTACCAGTTCCAGAGCTCGGTGTTCACCATGGAGGAGATCCTCAAGGCCACCAGCAACTTCTCGCCGGCGCTCAAGATCGGGCAGGGCGGCTTCGGCGCCGTGTACAAGGGCGTGCTCCCGGACGGCACGGTGGTGGCGGTGAAGCGCGCCAAGCAGCGGATGCAGAACCCGCACGTGGACGTGGAGTTCCGGAGCGAGGTCAAGATCATGGCGCGCATCGAGCACCAGAGCCTCGTGCGCTTCTACGGCTACCTGGAGCAGGGCGAGGAGCGGGTGGTGGTCATCGAGCACGTCCCCAACGGCACCCTCCGCGAGCACCTCGACCGCCGCCACGGCCGCTTCCTCGAGCTCGCCGCCCGCCTCGACGTCGCCAtcgacgtcgcgcacgccgtcacGTACCTGCACATGTACTCCGACCACCCCATCATCCACCGCGACATCAAGTCGTCCAACATCCTGCTCACCGCCTCGCTGCGCGCCAAGGTGGCCGACTTCGGCTTCGCGCGCCTCGGCGCCGGCGGCCTCGGgcacggcgagggcggcggcgggggagcGAGGCACGTGTCGACGCAGGTCAAGGGCACCGCGGGGTACCTCGACCCGGAGTACCTCAAGACGTGCCAGCTCACGGACCGGAGCGACGTCTACTCCTTCGGCGTCCTCCTCGTCGAGATGGTGTCCGGGCGCCGCCCCATCGagcccaagcgggagatgaaggaGCGGCTGACGGCGCGGTGGGCGATGCGGAAGCTCGTCGAGGGGAAGGCGGCAGAGGAGGTGCTGGACCCGTGCCTGCTGCGGACCGGCGCGGCGGCCACGGCCGTGGAGGCCGTGCTGGAGCTGGCGTTCCGGTGCATGGGGCCCGTCCGCGACGAGAGGCCCAGCATGGACGACTGCTGCCGCTCGCTCTGGGCCGTCAGGAAGACGTACAGGGACACGGtgtccgccatggccgccgccgccgacgccttctCCGACCGGGCCAGCTCCTCCAGCGCCAGCACCGGCACCAGCACCACCGGCGATTTCTGCCGGATGTAG
- the LOC123139916 gene encoding probable E3 ubiquitin-protein ligase RHB1A yields the protein MGGCCCCASRAEADRAPVHIYHQQNQEEHEPLSSAFDGSSPASAIVAVDTNLDTSTPDTYRAPPAPLPYDVSLPVTENPDLEKSDIKSKTDDQQESLKVDEYESCEKGAPEDKIEEEDVCPICLEEYDEENPRSITKCEHHFHLCCILEWMERSETCPVCDQITLIDEMYE from the exons ATGGGTGGCTGCTGCTGTTGTGCATCGAGAGCGGAAGCGGACAGAGCACCGGTTCATATCTAT CATCAGCAAAACCAAGAGGAGCATGAACCTTTATCTTCTGCCTTTGATGGATCATCTCCAGCTTCTGCTATAGTTGCAGTTGACACGAATCTGGACACATCCACGCCTGACACTTATCGGGCACCCCCTGCACCATTGCCTTATGATGTTAGTTTGCCAGTTACAGAAAACCCAG ATCTGGAGAAGTCAGATATCAAAAGCAAAACAGATGATCAGCAGGAATCTCTGAAGGTGGATGAATACGAATCATGTGAAAAAGGTGCCCCTGAAGATAAGATCGAGGAGGAGGATGTTTGCCCTATCTGCCTTGAAG AATATGATGAAGAAAATCCCCGCTCTATCACCAAATGCGAGCATCATTTCCATCTTTGTTGCATACTCGAATGGATGGAGCGAAGCGAGACTTGCCCAGTCTGTGACCAG ATAACTTTGATAGATGAGATGTATGAATAG